In a single window of the Aridibaculum aurantiacum genome:
- a CDS encoding tetratricopeptide repeat protein has protein sequence MKKLFLAALISGSSLSAFSFSGNVDSATFYLGKAVELSQARKVWEADKNFQKALFFNPTSDEIRLAYADYLVENRKYFPAVEQVGKVLEKNLNNPVALQKMTDLSFQLRRWNDVVLYGNKLAQTGGGNKVKYMLGKSYYELENYGQAQRFLNDAFNENPKHTEAVTLLGKVYIELSNYKQAIAVYNKTLELDPNNNQLIYELGLLYYAMNNEKEAAKYFEVAAEKGYKTDLDYYENLGLAQLSFDINKGVATLNKVLEMRPGNPEILFQVAQAYYKVEKFAEAATTYTKIFETDPSNSRALYMSGVAYQKKGDKSKGIALCEQAIRMDPNLAQLKSAKSIF, from the coding sequence ATGAAGAAACTATTTCTTGCAGCACTTATTTCAGGTTCATCTCTTTCGGCATTTTCTTTTTCGGGCAACGTAGATAGCGCAACTTTCTACCTGGGTAAAGCCGTAGAACTTTCACAGGCACGTAAAGTATGGGAAGCTGATAAAAACTTCCAGAAGGCTTTATTCTTCAATCCTACAAGTGATGAGATCAGGTTGGCTTATGCTGATTACCTGGTAGAAAACCGTAAATATTTTCCAGCAGTAGAGCAGGTAGGTAAAGTGCTTGAAAAAAACCTGAACAATCCTGTAGCATTGCAGAAAATGACCGACCTGAGTTTCCAGTTACGTCGTTGGAACGATGTGGTATTGTACGGTAACAAACTGGCTCAAACCGGTGGTGGTAACAAAGTAAAATACATGCTGGGAAAAAGCTACTACGAACTGGAGAACTATGGCCAGGCGCAGCGTTTCCTGAACGATGCTTTCAACGAAAATCCAAAGCATACAGAAGCGGTTACCTTACTTGGTAAAGTTTACATTGAGCTTAGCAACTACAAACAAGCAATTGCTGTTTACAACAAAACACTGGAACTTGATCCAAACAACAACCAGTTGATCTATGAACTTGGCTTGTTGTACTACGCAATGAATAATGAAAAGGAAGCTGCTAAGTATTTTGAAGTAGCTGCAGAGAAAGGTTACAAGACTGATCTTGATTATTACGAGAATTTAGGTCTTGCTCAACTAAGCTTCGACATCAACAAAGGAGTAGCTACTTTGAATAAAGTACTTGAAATGAGGCCAGGTAATCCTGAAATTCTGTTCCAGGTAGCGCAGGCTTATTACAAAGTTGAAAAGTTTGCTGAGGCAGCAACAACTTATACCAAGATCTTCGAAACTGATCCTAGCAACAGCCGCGCATTGTACATGAGTGGAGTAGCATACCAGAAGAAAGGTGATAAAAGCAAGGGTATCGCTCTTTGCGAGCAAGCGATCCGCATGGATCCAAACCTTGCACAATTAAAATCTGCGAAATCGATTTTTTAG